One region of Clostridiales bacterium genomic DNA includes:
- a CDS encoding putative glycoside hydrolase: protein MRAHRNDVYRARRSRGKAWPVILWILAGLIVLAVILFFAGQKYIVYDSDGSLHVVFPIMETAAPVTESGQPETVDTELVLEDPDYSGIVSDAGKGLTELHGQYLTADKITPDGLTRAASAVKAAGGNALVLQMKAPGGTLSWKSGVSDAAAYGVNGTAELADAIQTVKGQNIYLVAVVSTCVDTLMAERYAATALQTASGSEYTDSSGGWVDPYNTFIRTYLVSLCKELHDLGFDEVTFSYLQQPLSDTEVKYASQSGTPSRTDAVVSLAKYLRANLAATGLRVSAVVSADSILQSRAAQSGQDMAVFPKLFDRVCVFASADNVATLQSAIAADSSFDAATRFVPFLAKAPESGSYVTTG, encoded by the coding sequence ATGCGCGCCCATCGCAACGACGTTTACCGCGCCCGGCGCAGCCGGGGCAAGGCCTGGCCGGTGATCTTGTGGATCCTCGCCGGGCTGATCGTGCTGGCGGTGATTTTGTTCTTCGCCGGCCAGAAATACATTGTCTATGACAGCGACGGCTCTCTGCACGTCGTCTTCCCCATCATGGAGACGGCCGCCCCCGTCACCGAGAGCGGCCAGCCCGAGACGGTCGACACCGAGCTCGTGCTCGAGGACCCGGACTATTCCGGCATCGTCTCCGACGCGGGCAAGGGCCTCACCGAGCTGCACGGGCAGTATCTGACGGCCGACAAAATCACGCCCGACGGGCTCACGCGCGCGGCCTCCGCCGTGAAGGCGGCGGGCGGCAACGCCCTCGTGCTGCAGATGAAAGCCCCCGGCGGCACGCTGAGCTGGAAGTCCGGCGTCTCGGATGCCGCGGCCTACGGCGTCAACGGCACGGCCGAGCTTGCCGACGCGATCCAGACCGTCAAGGGGCAGAACATCTACCTCGTCGCCGTCGTGAGCACGTGCGTCGACACGCTCATGGCCGAACGCTACGCCGCCACCGCGCTGCAGACCGCGTCCGGCAGCGAGTACACCGACAGCTCCGGCGGCTGGGTCGACCCGTACAACACGTTCATCCGCACCTACCTCGTCAGCCTCTGCAAGGAGCTGCACGACCTGGGCTTTGACGAGGTCACGTTCTCGTACCTGCAGCAGCCGCTGTCCGACACGGAGGTCAAATATGCGTCCCAGAGCGGCACGCCCTCGCGCACGGACGCGGTCGTGTCGCTGGCAAAGTACCTGCGCGCGAACCTGGCCGCCACGGGCCTGCGCGTGAGCGCCGTCGTGAGCGCGGACTCCATCCTGCAAAGCAGGGCCGCGCAGTCCGGGCAGGACATGGCGGTGTTCCCGAAGCTGTTTGACCGCGTGTGCGTGTTCGCCTCGGCCGATAACGTCGCCACGCTCCAGAGCGCCATCGCGGCCGACAGCAGCTTTGACGCCGCGACGCGCTTCGTGCCGTTTCTTGCCAAGGCGCCGGAATCCGGCAGCTATGTCACCACCGGGTGA
- the rpiB gene encoding ribose 5-phosphate isomerase B, with amino-acid sequence MFMIAIGCDHGGFALKQEVMRHLDELGLAYKDFGTYSEESCDYPIYGEAVARAVAGGECERGILICGTGIGISISANKVKGIRAALCGDCYSAEMTRRHNDANILAMGARVLGPGLALKIVDTFLNTEFEGGRHARRIALISDIENRG; translated from the coding sequence TTGTTTATGATTGCGATCGGATGTGACCACGGCGGTTTTGCCCTCAAGCAGGAGGTCATGCGCCATCTCGACGAGCTGGGCCTTGCCTACAAGGACTTCGGCACGTACAGCGAAGAGAGCTGCGACTACCCCATCTACGGCGAGGCCGTGGCCCGCGCCGTCGCGGGCGGGGAGTGCGAGCGCGGCATCCTCATCTGCGGCACCGGCATCGGCATCTCCATCTCCGCCAACAAGGTCAAGGGCATCCGCGCCGCCCTGTGCGGCGACTGCTACTCCGCCGAGATGACCCGCCGCCACAACGATGCGAACATCCTCGCCATGGGCGCGCGCGTGCTCGGCCCGGGCCTCGCGCTCAAGATCGTGGACACGTTCCTCAACACCGAGTTTGAGGGCGGCCGCCACGCGCGCCGCATCGCCCTCATCAGCGACATTGAAAACCGCGGCTGA
- a CDS encoding glycosyltransferase family 39 protein, which translates to MAALRYILLAAAITLTLALLAHLVLPARGPIPRRTGRRGGLGIAALTAVYAVAAFFSLGSARDPQQFCSFEAGESAVLALERESEIFAVWYYPGLSTGEYTLAYSTDGVTFTPAGTMPQGYADLFKWLQPEMADTAPAAAAYVRITASAHVELGELALYDPQGSRIGVRAITGPASADALCDEADTVPAASTYYNSTYFDEIYHARTAYEHLRGVYPYEVSHPPLGKEILSLGIVLFGMTPFGWRFMGTLFGVAMLPLMWDLLRRMFRDDRVALCGAALLAFDFMHLTQTRIATIDSFATFFILLMYLFLYRYFTEGRLRHLAACGVTFGIGAATKWTCLYAGAGLGVLWALHWIFAGVQAHRAGDGRRYLRRLLGNIGFCLVFFVLVPGMIYYASYYPYGAARGLHGAGMYFTREYAAIVLENQRFMFTYHSGLVATHPYSSRWWQWLLDLRPILYYLSYGDGTVSTIGAFVNPLLCWGGLLALPVLAYRAAKRDRTALFLLVGYLAQVLPWVFISRLTFEYHYFAATLFLVLALGYVFDRLRQRGYLGIVYAFTAANGVLFALFYPVLTGVTIPRDYAWNVLKWLPDWPF; encoded by the coding sequence ATGGCAGCGCTCCGGTACATTCTGCTCGCAGCCGCCATCACGCTCACGCTCGCGCTGCTGGCGCATCTGGTTTTGCCCGCACGCGGCCCTATCCCCCGGCGCACGGGCCGCCGCGGCGGGCTTGGCATCGCGGCGCTGACGGCGGTGTACGCCGTCGCAGCGTTCTTTAGCCTCGGCTCTGCGCGCGACCCGCAGCAGTTCTGCTCGTTCGAGGCGGGGGAATCCGCCGTGCTCGCGCTCGAGCGCGAGAGTGAAATTTTCGCCGTGTGGTACTACCCCGGTTTGTCGACCGGCGAATACACCCTCGCCTATTCGACCGACGGCGTGACCTTCACGCCCGCCGGCACGATGCCGCAGGGCTACGCCGACCTCTTCAAGTGGCTTCAGCCGGAAATGGCCGACACTGCGCCCGCAGCGGCGGCCTATGTGCGCATCACGGCGAGCGCGCACGTGGAGCTCGGCGAGCTCGCACTCTACGACCCGCAGGGCAGCCGCATCGGCGTGCGCGCCATCACCGGCCCTGCGAGCGCGGACGCGCTCTGCGACGAAGCGGACACCGTGCCCGCCGCGTCCACGTACTACAACAGTACGTATTTTGATGAGATCTACCACGCGCGCACGGCCTATGAGCACCTGCGCGGCGTGTATCCGTATGAAGTCTCGCACCCGCCGCTCGGCAAGGAGATCCTCTCGCTCGGCATCGTGCTCTTCGGCATGACGCCGTTCGGCTGGCGCTTCATGGGCACGCTCTTCGGCGTGGCCATGCTGCCGCTGATGTGGGATCTGCTGCGCCGGATGTTCCGCGACGACCGCGTGGCCCTGTGCGGCGCGGCGCTGCTGGCGTTCGACTTCATGCACCTGACGCAGACGCGCATTGCAACGATCGACAGCTTTGCGACGTTTTTCATCCTGCTCATGTACCTGTTTTTGTACCGGTACTTCACGGAGGGGCGGCTGCGCCACCTCGCCGCCTGCGGCGTCACGTTCGGCATCGGCGCGGCCACGAAGTGGACGTGTCTCTATGCCGGGGCGGGCCTCGGCGTGCTCTGGGCGCTGCACTGGATCTTTGCCGGCGTGCAGGCGCACCGGGCCGGTGACGGCCGCCGGTATCTCCGCCGCCTGCTGGGCAACATCGGCTTCTGCCTTGTGTTTTTCGTGCTCGTGCCGGGCATGATCTATTATGCGAGCTATTACCCCTACGGCGCGGCGCGCGGCCTGCACGGCGCGGGCATGTACTTCACGCGCGAATACGCCGCCATCGTGCTGGAAAACCAGCGCTTCATGTTTACCTATCATTCCGGCCTTGTCGCCACGCATCCGTATTCCTCGCGCTGGTGGCAGTGGCTGCTCGACCTGCGGCCGATCCTCTACTACCTGTCGTATGGCGACGGGACGGTGTCGACCATCGGCGCGTTCGTCAATCCCCTGCTGTGCTGGGGCGGACTGCTGGCGCTGCCGGTGCTCGCATACCGCGCGGCGAAGCGCGACCGCACGGCGCTGTTTCTCCTCGTCGGCTATCTGGCGCAGGTGCTGCCGTGGGTGTTCATCTCACGCCTGACGTTCGAATACCACTACTTCGCGGCGACGCTCTTTCTCGTGCTCGCACTCGGGTACGTGTTCGACCGGCTGCGGCAGCGCGGCTATCTCGGCATCGTGTATGCCTTCACGGCAGCAAACGGCGTGCTCTTCGCGCTGTTTTACCCCGTGCTCACGGGCGTGACGATCCCGCGCGACTATGCATGGAATGTGCTCAAATGGCTCCCGGACTGGCCGTTTTAA
- the rny gene encoding ribonuclease Y, with amino-acid sequence MSLPIALGCIIAALVVGCILGGLYRKKVSEREIGSAEEKAKQIINDAYKSAESKRRETLLEAKEEIHKSRTEYEREVKERRAELQKQERRLQQKEETLDRKTDTLDKKTDALNQKIAAIDTKQNEINQLKKTQMELLEKISGYTVEEAKAFLINSLKDDVVHEQALMVKEVEAQYKDEADTRAREIIATAIQRCAADHASEVTVSVVPLPNDEMKGRIIGREGRNIRAIETLTGCDLIIDDTPEAITLSSFDPVRREVARIALEKLIQDGRIHPARIEEMVAKAQKEVNATIKAEGERAVFETNIHGLHPELIKLLGRMKYRTSYGQNVLNHSIEVSHIAGLLAAELGVDVATAKRAGLLHDIGKAIDHEVEGSHVTIGVNIARKYKESEEVIHAIEAHHGDVEAHTVVACLVQAADAISAARPGARRENIENYVKRLEKLEEVTKSFPGIANCFAIQAGREIRIMVKPEEVSEDQMVLLARDIAKKIEDELTYPGQIKVNLLRETKAIDYAK; translated from the coding sequence ATGTCGTTACCAATAGCACTCGGTTGTATCATCGCAGCGCTTGTGGTTGGTTGTATCCTTGGCGGACTTTACCGCAAAAAGGTCTCGGAGCGCGAGATTGGCAGTGCGGAAGAGAAGGCCAAGCAGATCATAAATGATGCCTATAAGAGTGCCGAGAGCAAGCGGCGCGAGACCCTGCTCGAGGCCAAGGAAGAGATCCACAAGAGCCGGACGGAGTACGAACGCGAGGTCAAGGAACGCCGCGCGGAGCTGCAGAAGCAGGAGCGCCGCCTCCAGCAGAAGGAGGAGACCCTCGACCGCAAAACGGACACGCTCGACAAAAAGACGGACGCCCTCAACCAGAAGATCGCCGCGATCGACACCAAGCAGAATGAGATCAATCAGCTCAAAAAGACCCAGATGGAGCTGCTCGAGAAGATCTCCGGCTATACGGTCGAGGAGGCCAAGGCCTTCCTCATCAACAGCCTGAAGGACGACGTCGTGCATGAGCAGGCGCTCATGGTCAAGGAGGTCGAGGCCCAGTACAAGGATGAGGCCGATACCCGCGCCCGCGAGATCATCGCCACCGCCATCCAGCGCTGCGCCGCCGACCATGCCAGCGAAGTGACCGTGTCGGTCGTGCCGCTGCCGAACGACGAGATGAAGGGCCGCATCATCGGCCGCGAGGGCCGCAACATCCGCGCCATCGAGACGCTCACCGGCTGCGACCTCATCATCGACGACACGCCCGAGGCCATCACGCTCTCGAGCTTCGACCCCGTGCGGCGCGAAGTCGCGCGCATCGCGCTCGAAAAGCTCATTCAGGACGGCCGCATTCACCCCGCCCGCATCGAGGAAATGGTCGCCAAGGCCCAGAAGGAGGTCAACGCCACCATCAAGGCCGAGGGCGAGCGCGCCGTTTTCGAGACGAACATCCACGGCCTGCATCCCGAGCTTATCAAGCTGCTCGGCCGCATGAAGTACCGCACCAGTTACGGCCAGAATGTGCTCAACCACTCCATCGAGGTTTCGCACATTGCCGGCCTGCTCGCTGCCGAGCTTGGCGTCGACGTGGCCACCGCCAAGCGCGCCGGCCTCCTGCACGATATCGGCAAGGCCATCGACCACGAGGTCGAGGGCAGCCACGTGACCATCGGCGTCAACATCGCCCGCAAGTACAAGGAGTCGGAGGAAGTCATCCACGCCATCGAGGCCCACCACGGCGACGTGGAGGCCCACACCGTCGTCGCCTGCCTCGTTCAGGCGGCCGACGCCATCTCCGCTGCGCGCCCCGGCGCCCGGCGCGAGAACATCGAGAACTATGTCAAGCGTCTCGAAAAGCTCGAGGAAGTCACCAAGAGCTTCCCCGGCATCGCCAACTGCTTTGCCATTCAGGCCGGCCGCGAGATCCGCATCATGGTCAAGCCCGAGGAGGTCTCGGAGGATCAGATGGTGCTGCTCGCGCGCGACATCGCCAAGAAGATCGAGGACGAGCTGACCTACCCCGGCCAGATCAAGGTCAATCTCCTGCGCGAGACCAAGGCCATCGACTACGCGAAGTAA
- the groL gene encoding chaperonin GroEL (60 kDa chaperone family; promotes refolding of misfolded polypeptides especially under stressful conditions; forms two stacked rings of heptamers to form a barrel-shaped 14mer; ends can be capped by GroES; misfolded proteins enter the barrel where they are refolded when GroES binds), whose translation MAKQIIYGEEARKALQRGVDQLADTVKITLGPKGRNVVLGKKFGAPLITNDGVTIAKEIELEDPFENMGAQLIREVSTKTNDVAGDGTTSATVLAQAMIREGLKNLAAGANPMVMRRGIQKAADAAVDAIRTNSQPVSGTSDIARVGAISSSDEHIGQLIAEAMEKVSQNGVITVEESKTAETYSEVVEGMQFDKGYVTPYMVTDNDKMEAVIDDALILITDKKISNIQEILPVLEAVLNAGKKLVIIADDIEGEALATIILNKLRGTFTCVCVKAPGFGDRRKEMLQDIAILTGGQVISTDLGMELKDTTLAQLGRARQVKVTKETTTIVEGAGAKDDIQGRIAQIRAQIETTTSEYDKEKLQERLAKLSGGVAVIKVGAATETEMKEKKLRIEDALNATRAAVEEGIVAGGGTAYVVASKAAQATAAKLSGDEKTGANIIAAALRAPICQIAANAGVEGAVILDKVSKSKSVNYGYDAAHDTFGDMIENGIVDPTKVCRSALENAASVSSMVLTTESLVADLPEKAAPAAPAAPDMGGMY comes from the coding sequence ATGGCAAAACAGATCATTTATGGTGAAGAAGCACGCAAGGCGCTGCAGCGCGGCGTGGATCAGCTTGCAGATACCGTCAAGATTACCCTCGGCCCCAAGGGCCGCAACGTGGTGCTGGGCAAGAAGTTCGGCGCTCCGCTGATCACGAACGACGGCGTGACGATCGCAAAAGAGATCGAGCTCGAGGACCCGTTTGAGAACATGGGCGCGCAGCTCATCCGCGAAGTGAGCACGAAGACCAACGACGTCGCGGGCGACGGCACCACCTCCGCCACCGTTCTGGCGCAGGCGATGATCCGCGAGGGTCTGAAGAACCTGGCCGCCGGTGCGAACCCGATGGTTATGCGCCGCGGCATCCAGAAGGCGGCCGACGCGGCTGTCGACGCCATCCGCACGAACTCCCAGCCCGTGAGCGGCACGAGCGACATCGCGCGTGTCGGCGCGATCTCTTCCAGTGACGAACACATCGGCCAGCTCATCGCCGAGGCGATGGAGAAGGTCAGCCAGAACGGCGTCATCACCGTCGAGGAGAGCAAGACCGCCGAGACCTATTCCGAGGTCGTCGAGGGCATGCAGTTCGACAAGGGCTATGTCACCCCGTATATGGTCACGGATAACGACAAGATGGAAGCCGTCATTGACGACGCGCTCATCCTCATCACGGACAAGAAGATCTCGAACATTCAGGAGATCCTGCCGGTGCTCGAGGCCGTGCTGAACGCGGGCAAGAAGCTCGTCATCATCGCCGACGACATCGAGGGCGAGGCGCTGGCCACCATCATCCTCAACAAGCTGCGCGGCACGTTCACCTGCGTGTGCGTCAAAGCCCCCGGCTTCGGCGACCGCCGCAAGGAAATGCTGCAGGATATCGCCATCCTGACCGGCGGCCAGGTCATCTCGACCGACCTCGGCATGGAGCTCAAGGACACCACGCTGGCTCAGCTGGGCCGCGCGCGTCAGGTCAAGGTCACGAAGGAGACCACGACCATCGTCGAGGGTGCCGGGGCCAAGGACGACATTCAGGGCCGCATCGCACAGATCCGCGCCCAGATCGAGACGACGACCTCCGAGTACGACAAGGAGAAGCTGCAGGAGCGCCTGGCAAAGCTGTCCGGCGGTGTTGCGGTCATCAAGGTCGGCGCTGCAACCGAGACCGAGATGAAGGAAAAGAAGCTGCGCATCGAGGACGCGCTCAACGCGACCCGCGCAGCCGTCGAAGAGGGCATCGTGGCCGGCGGCGGCACGGCGTATGTCGTGGCCAGCAAGGCCGCACAGGCGACCGCTGCCAAGCTCTCCGGCGATGAGAAGACCGGTGCGAACATCATCGCAGCCGCTCTGCGCGCCCCGATCTGCCAGATCGCGGCCAACGCCGGTGTTGAGGGTGCGGTCATCCTCGACAAGGTCAGCAAGAGCAAGAGCGTCAACTACGGCTACGACGCCGCGCACGACACCTTCGGCGACATGATCGAAAACGGCATCGTCGACCCGACCAAGGTCTGCCGCAGCGCGCTCGAGAACGCCGCGTCCGTCTCCTCCATGGTTCTGACCACCGAGTCCCTCGTGGCCGACCTGCCCGAGAAGGCCGCTCCGGCCGCTCCGGCTGCCCCGGACATGGGCGGTATGTACTGA
- a CDS encoding co-chaperone GroES has product MKLKPLADRVILKQFKAEEKTKSGLILAASAQEKPEMFEVVEVGPGGMVDGNEVKMTVAAGDRVIVGKYSGTTVKVDGEEYSIVRQGDILAVVE; this is encoded by the coding sequence ATGAAACTCAAACCGTTGGCAGACCGTGTGATCCTCAAGCAGTTCAAGGCAGAGGAAAAGACCAAGAGCGGCCTGATCCTGGCAGCATCCGCGCAGGAGAAGCCCGAGATGTTCGAGGTCGTCGAAGTCGGCCCGGGCGGCATGGTGGACGGCAACGAAGTGAAGATGACCGTGGCCGCGGGCGACCGCGTGATCGTCGGCAAGTACTCCGGCACCACCGTGAAAGTGGACGGCGAGGAATATTCCATCGTGCGTCAGGGCGACATTCTGGCTGTCGTCGAGTAA
- a CDS encoding diacylglycerol kinase family protein, which produces MKHLFIVNPVAGGKDRHEYVAEQARLALEGSADAYEVYITTAPMDACAKIKAEAASGEELRVYACGGDGTLNECVNGAVGHDNVAVTHFPCGTGNDFIKMFGEEKDRFFDLSDLVRGEVRPLDVMECCGRYAVNICSVGIDARIGTEVHQYHDSYVLSVVANLFKGIAQPLTVRGCGMDYSGGTSLICACNGRFYGGGFNPITDSRPDNGKLEFLVVRDVSRLQFIRLVGKYAKGRYRELEKFITHLEGGHLEIDSEQDLVVNIDGEALWSKHVNFDLIPGGVNFLVPANMAFFHPETTGGHETREFVHA; this is translated from the coding sequence ATGAAACATCTGTTCATCGTCAACCCCGTCGCCGGCGGCAAGGACCGGCATGAATACGTGGCCGAGCAGGCGCGCCTCGCGCTCGAGGGCAGCGCGGACGCCTATGAGGTCTACATCACGACCGCGCCCATGGATGCGTGCGCGAAGATCAAGGCCGAGGCCGCTTCCGGCGAGGAGCTGCGGGTATATGCCTGCGGCGGCGACGGCACGCTCAACGAGTGCGTCAACGGCGCCGTCGGGCACGATAACGTCGCCGTGACCCACTTCCCCTGCGGCACGGGCAACGACTTCATCAAAATGTTCGGCGAGGAAAAGGACCGCTTTTTCGACCTGAGCGATCTCGTGCGCGGCGAAGTGCGTCCGCTCGACGTGATGGAGTGCTGCGGGCGCTACGCGGTCAACATCTGCTCCGTCGGCATCGACGCGCGCATTGGCACCGAGGTGCACCAATATCACGACAGCTATGTGCTGTCCGTCGTGGCCAACCTCTTCAAGGGCATCGCCCAGCCGCTGACCGTGCGCGGCTGCGGCATGGACTACAGCGGAGGCACGTCGCTCATCTGCGCGTGCAATGGCCGGTTCTACGGCGGCGGCTTCAACCCCATCACCGACTCCCGGCCAGATAACGGCAAGCTGGAGTTTCTCGTCGTGCGCGACGTGTCGCGCCTGCAGTTCATCCGGCTCGTCGGCAAGTACGCCAAGGGCCGCTACCGTGAGTTGGAAAAATTCATCACCCATCTCGAGGGCGGTCATCTTGAGATCGACAGCGAGCAGGATCTCGTCGTGAACATCGACGGTGAGGCGCTCTGGAGCAAGCACGTAAACTTCGACCTCATCCCCGGCGGCGTGAACTTCCTCGTGCCGGCGAACATGGCCTTCTTCCACCCCGAGACCACGGGCGGCCACGAGACGCGCGAATTTGTCCACGCCTGA
- a CDS encoding class I SAM-dependent RNA methyltransferase has translation MPEHKLCVPCLFGLEGPLGNELRHMGLRGVMPENGRVRCTGTDADIARMNLRCRFGERVLLELGSFPAPTFDALFEGVKALPWAQYLPADAAFPVKGYSLESALHSVPDCQKIIKKAVVESLKQRYHVTWFAETGALYQIQFSLVHDTATLYLDTTGTPLHKRGYRPAHVAAPLRETLAAALVDIAGYRGRGDFCDPFCGSGTIAIEAALAAKGRAPGLSRDFAAMQWAWLPAGVWPQAREEARAREFHGEYHIFASDIDPRAVAMARDNARRAGVDDCITFAVADAREFDRTTDRGVIVTNPPYGERLMEKREAEALYTAFGAAYAKTEHWRLYLLSSHTEFERAFGRPADKKRKLYNGTLRCDLFQYTKDV, from the coding sequence ATGCCTGAGCACAAACTGTGCGTGCCGTGCCTGTTCGGGCTCGAGGGCCCGCTCGGCAACGAGCTGCGCCACATGGGCCTGCGCGGCGTCATGCCCGAAAACGGCCGCGTGCGCTGCACGGGCACGGACGCGGACATCGCGCGCATGAACCTCCGCTGCCGCTTCGGCGAGCGCGTGCTGCTCGAGCTGGGCAGCTTCCCCGCCCCGACGTTTGACGCGCTCTTCGAGGGCGTGAAGGCCCTGCCGTGGGCGCAGTACCTGCCCGCGGACGCGGCCTTCCCCGTCAAGGGCTACAGTCTGGAGTCGGCGCTGCACTCCGTGCCCGACTGCCAGAAGATCATCAAAAAAGCCGTCGTCGAGTCGCTCAAGCAGCGCTATCATGTGACGTGGTTTGCCGAGACCGGCGCGCTGTACCAGATCCAGTTCTCGCTCGTGCACGACACGGCCACGCTCTATCTCGACACGACCGGCACGCCGCTGCACAAGCGCGGCTACCGTCCGGCGCACGTGGCCGCGCCCCTGCGCGAGACGCTGGCCGCCGCGCTCGTGGACATCGCGGGCTACCGCGGCCGGGGCGATTTCTGCGACCCGTTTTGCGGCAGCGGCACCATCGCCATCGAGGCGGCGCTGGCCGCCAAGGGCCGCGCACCGGGGCTGAGCCGCGACTTTGCGGCCATGCAGTGGGCGTGGCTGCCGGCCGGGGTCTGGCCGCAGGCGCGCGAGGAAGCGCGCGCACGCGAGTTTCACGGCGAGTATCACATCTTTGCCTCGGATATCGACCCCCGCGCCGTCGCCATGGCGCGCGACAATGCCCGCCGCGCCGGCGTGGACGACTGCATCACCTTCGCGGTGGCGGACGCGCGGGAATTTGACCGCACGACCGACCGCGGCGTTATCGTCACGAATCCGCCCTACGGCGAGCGCCTGATGGAAAAGCGCGAGGCCGAGGCGCTCTACACCGCCTTCGGCGCGGCCTATGCCAAAACGGAGCACTGGCGGCTCTACCTGCTGAGCTCGCACACGGAGTTTGAGCGCGCGTTCGGCCGCCCGGCAGACAAGAAGCGCAAGCTCTACAACGGCACGCTCCGCTGTGACCTGTTCCAGTACACGAAAGACGTGTGA